The proteins below come from a single Myxocyprinus asiaticus isolate MX2 ecotype Aquarium Trade chromosome 28, UBuf_Myxa_2, whole genome shotgun sequence genomic window:
- the zgc:113423 gene encoding BEN domain-containing protein 2 isoform X1, with translation MSVNVNNERNIIRGWCSLKAEAEEGSPIMNNHSTAVMRSRGASPLSDSMMSEEAGDEVLINDITHEIPCDSNEENALTTDMYGADLQRTLGEILAYCQVTYGAILKLDEKFEILQAKVASIQTLHQNTALISQRTHVSSSYTDNCQPKTEGSLTPDAASSMPHLVHSSSSSPLSSVESRKPPTLSPGPEVPSPPRLVIQNQCHSSAKATATTRNSTQGPSFSTNKMTLMQQLKERVKSQAQTSSSASSADPANIRCLGNSERKVFLSNCVLQRAGKMARPSAAVRYLLRNIFTTEELSQSSTTGNPVRCLKRLDPNKINAIREWAVKRYPKYDLREKGKDWKVCLSVMNSTSRYFRFMDKTRMLKMKDKEQVPSEAATTTVTCEPTAEIDVELSDSDSDQKQQETLKSRMKTVSDCNIPTDSKFTNSIPIVYLGPPHRDVKVPEFALSAAHLRTRPELIARYLIKFLFPEDVLLRSNVYGGARHGIQPLDRNRISALREHLLERFPWMSLEEGGCDWKICVEAINSTIRKFRYEHKMRIKKEKCQR, from the exons ATGTCCGAGGAGGCAGGAGATGAAGTTCTTATTAATGACATCACACATGAAATACCATGTGATTCAAATGAG GAGAACGCCCTTACAACCGACATGTATGGAGCCGATCTGCAGAGAACTCTAGGAGAGATTCTTGCATACTGTCAG GTTACATATGGAGCCATTTTGAAACTTGATGAAAAGTTTGAGATACTGCAGGCTAAAGTAGCAAGCATTCAGACCCTTCATCAGAATACAGCCCTCATCTCTCAG AGGACGCATGTGTCATCCAGCTATACAGACAACTGCCAGCCCAAGACCGAAGGCTCGCTCACCCCCGATGCTGCCTCCTCCATGCCTCACCTGGTTCATAGTTCCTCTTCCTCTCCGCTTTCATCTGTGGAGAGCAGGAAACCTCCTACACTCTCTCCTGGACCAGAGGTCCCCAGCCCTCCACGGCTTGTTATCCAGAACCAGTGCCACAGCTCGGCAAAGGCCACAGCAACAACCCGCAATTCAACACAAGGACCGTCTTTCAGCACAAATAAAATGACTCTGATGCAGCAACTGAAGGAGCGAGTAAAGAGTCAAGCTCAAACAAGCAGCTCAGCTTCAAGTGCAGATCCTGCAAACATAA GGTGTCTGGGTAACTCTGAGAGAAAGGTCTTCCTTTCAAATTGTGTGCTGCAGAGGGCAGGTAAAATGGCACGACCCAGTGCAGCAGTGCGGTACCTGTTACGGAACATCTTCACAACGGAGGAACTTTCTCAAAGCAGCACCACTGGAAACCCAGTCAGATGTCTGAAGAGACTCGACCCAAACAAGATCAATGCCATCAGAG AGTGGGCAGTAAAGAGGTACCCAAAATATGACCTTCGTGAGAAAGGCAAAGACTGGAAAGTTTGTCTGTCTGTGATGAACTCAACGTCCCGCTACTTTCGGTTCATGGACAAGACAAGGATG CTAAAAATGAAGGACAAAGAACAAGTTCCATCAGAAGCAGCAACTACAACAGTTACATGTGAACCCACCGCTGAGATTGATGTCGAACTGTCTGACAGTGACAGTGACCAGAAACAACAGGAAACACTCAAGAGCAGGATGAAAACAGTATCAGACTGTAACATACCCACTGACTCTAAATTTACTAACAGTATTCCCATAG TGTATCTCGGCCCTCCTCATCGAGATGTGAAGGTTCCTGAGTTTGCCTTGTCTGCAGCACATCTGAGAACGCGTCCTGAGCTCATCGCTCGATATCTCATCAAATTCCTCTTCCCAGAGGATGTGCTGCTACGCAGTAATGTTTACGGTGGTGCACGGCACGGGATTCAGCCCCTCGACCGCAACAGAATATCTGCACTACGAG AGCACCTGTTGGAGCGTTTCCCCTGGATGAGTCTGGAAGAAGGTGGATGCGACTGGAAAATTTGCGTAGAAGCCATAAACAGCACCATCCGCAAGTTTCGATATGAGCACAAGATGCGCATAAAGAAAGAGAAATGCCAGCGCTGA
- the zgc:113423 gene encoding BEN domain-containing protein 2 isoform X2 has translation MAVNNERNIIRGWCSLKAEAEEGSPIMNNHSTAVMRSRGASPLSDSMMSEEAGDEVLINDITHEIPCDSNEENALTTDMYGADLQRTLGEILAYCQVTYGAILKLDEKFEILQAKVASIQTLHQNTALISQRTHVSSSYTDNCQPKTEGSLTPDAASSMPHLVHSSSSSPLSSVESRKPPTLSPGPEVPSPPRLVIQNQCHSSAKATATTRNSTQGPSFSTNKMTLMQQLKERVKSQAQTSSSASSADPANIRCLGNSERKVFLSNCVLQRAGKMARPSAAVRYLLRNIFTTEELSQSSTTGNPVRCLKRLDPNKINAIREWAVKRYPKYDLREKGKDWKVCLSVMNSTSRYFRFMDKTRMLKMKDKEQVPSEAATTTVTCEPTAEIDVELSDSDSDQKQQETLKSRMKTVSDCNIPTDSKFTNSIPIVYLGPPHRDVKVPEFALSAAHLRTRPELIARYLIKFLFPEDVLLRSNVYGGARHGIQPLDRNRISALREHLLERFPWMSLEEGGCDWKICVEAINSTIRKFRYEHKMRIKKEKCQR, from the exons ATGTCCGAGGAGGCAGGAGATGAAGTTCTTATTAATGACATCACACATGAAATACCATGTGATTCAAATGAG GAGAACGCCCTTACAACCGACATGTATGGAGCCGATCTGCAGAGAACTCTAGGAGAGATTCTTGCATACTGTCAG GTTACATATGGAGCCATTTTGAAACTTGATGAAAAGTTTGAGATACTGCAGGCTAAAGTAGCAAGCATTCAGACCCTTCATCAGAATACAGCCCTCATCTCTCAG AGGACGCATGTGTCATCCAGCTATACAGACAACTGCCAGCCCAAGACCGAAGGCTCGCTCACCCCCGATGCTGCCTCCTCCATGCCTCACCTGGTTCATAGTTCCTCTTCCTCTCCGCTTTCATCTGTGGAGAGCAGGAAACCTCCTACACTCTCTCCTGGACCAGAGGTCCCCAGCCCTCCACGGCTTGTTATCCAGAACCAGTGCCACAGCTCGGCAAAGGCCACAGCAACAACCCGCAATTCAACACAAGGACCGTCTTTCAGCACAAATAAAATGACTCTGATGCAGCAACTGAAGGAGCGAGTAAAGAGTCAAGCTCAAACAAGCAGCTCAGCTTCAAGTGCAGATCCTGCAAACATAA GGTGTCTGGGTAACTCTGAGAGAAAGGTCTTCCTTTCAAATTGTGTGCTGCAGAGGGCAGGTAAAATGGCACGACCCAGTGCAGCAGTGCGGTACCTGTTACGGAACATCTTCACAACGGAGGAACTTTCTCAAAGCAGCACCACTGGAAACCCAGTCAGATGTCTGAAGAGACTCGACCCAAACAAGATCAATGCCATCAGAG AGTGGGCAGTAAAGAGGTACCCAAAATATGACCTTCGTGAGAAAGGCAAAGACTGGAAAGTTTGTCTGTCTGTGATGAACTCAACGTCCCGCTACTTTCGGTTCATGGACAAGACAAGGATG CTAAAAATGAAGGACAAAGAACAAGTTCCATCAGAAGCAGCAACTACAACAGTTACATGTGAACCCACCGCTGAGATTGATGTCGAACTGTCTGACAGTGACAGTGACCAGAAACAACAGGAAACACTCAAGAGCAGGATGAAAACAGTATCAGACTGTAACATACCCACTGACTCTAAATTTACTAACAGTATTCCCATAG TGTATCTCGGCCCTCCTCATCGAGATGTGAAGGTTCCTGAGTTTGCCTTGTCTGCAGCACATCTGAGAACGCGTCCTGAGCTCATCGCTCGATATCTCATCAAATTCCTCTTCCCAGAGGATGTGCTGCTACGCAGTAATGTTTACGGTGGTGCACGGCACGGGATTCAGCCCCTCGACCGCAACAGAATATCTGCACTACGAG AGCACCTGTTGGAGCGTTTCCCCTGGATGAGTCTGGAAGAAGGTGGATGCGACTGGAAAATTTGCGTAGAAGCCATAAACAGCACCATCCGCAAGTTTCGATATGAGCACAAGATGCGCATAAAGAAAGAGAAATGCCAGCGCTGA
- the zgc:113423 gene encoding BEN domain-containing protein 2 isoform X4 — protein sequence MSEEAGDEVLINDITHEIPCDSNEENALTTDMYGADLQRTLGEILAYCQVTYGAILKLDEKFEILQAKVASIQTLHQNTALISQRTHVSSSYTDNCQPKTEGSLTPDAASSMPHLVHSSSSSPLSSVESRKPPTLSPGPEVPSPPRLVIQNQCHSSAKATATTRNSTQGPSFSTNKMTLMQQLKERVKSQAQTSSSASSADPANIRCLGNSERKVFLSNCVLQRAGKMARPSAAVRYLLRNIFTTEELSQSSTTGNPVRCLKRLDPNKINAIREWAVKRYPKYDLREKGKDWKVCLSVMNSTSRYFRFMDKTRMLKMKDKEQVPSEAATTTVTCEPTAEIDVELSDSDSDQKQQETLKSRMKTVSDCNIPTDSKFTNSIPIVYLGPPHRDVKVPEFALSAAHLRTRPELIARYLIKFLFPEDVLLRSNVYGGARHGIQPLDRNRISALREHLLERFPWMSLEEGGCDWKICVEAINSTIRKFRYEHKMRIKKEKCQR from the exons ATGTCCGAGGAGGCAGGAGATGAAGTTCTTATTAATGACATCACACATGAAATACCATGTGATTCAAATGAG GAGAACGCCCTTACAACCGACATGTATGGAGCCGATCTGCAGAGAACTCTAGGAGAGATTCTTGCATACTGTCAG GTTACATATGGAGCCATTTTGAAACTTGATGAAAAGTTTGAGATACTGCAGGCTAAAGTAGCAAGCATTCAGACCCTTCATCAGAATACAGCCCTCATCTCTCAG AGGACGCATGTGTCATCCAGCTATACAGACAACTGCCAGCCCAAGACCGAAGGCTCGCTCACCCCCGATGCTGCCTCCTCCATGCCTCACCTGGTTCATAGTTCCTCTTCCTCTCCGCTTTCATCTGTGGAGAGCAGGAAACCTCCTACACTCTCTCCTGGACCAGAGGTCCCCAGCCCTCCACGGCTTGTTATCCAGAACCAGTGCCACAGCTCGGCAAAGGCCACAGCAACAACCCGCAATTCAACACAAGGACCGTCTTTCAGCACAAATAAAATGACTCTGATGCAGCAACTGAAGGAGCGAGTAAAGAGTCAAGCTCAAACAAGCAGCTCAGCTTCAAGTGCAGATCCTGCAAACATAA GGTGTCTGGGTAACTCTGAGAGAAAGGTCTTCCTTTCAAATTGTGTGCTGCAGAGGGCAGGTAAAATGGCACGACCCAGTGCAGCAGTGCGGTACCTGTTACGGAACATCTTCACAACGGAGGAACTTTCTCAAAGCAGCACCACTGGAAACCCAGTCAGATGTCTGAAGAGACTCGACCCAAACAAGATCAATGCCATCAGAG AGTGGGCAGTAAAGAGGTACCCAAAATATGACCTTCGTGAGAAAGGCAAAGACTGGAAAGTTTGTCTGTCTGTGATGAACTCAACGTCCCGCTACTTTCGGTTCATGGACAAGACAAGGATG CTAAAAATGAAGGACAAAGAACAAGTTCCATCAGAAGCAGCAACTACAACAGTTACATGTGAACCCACCGCTGAGATTGATGTCGAACTGTCTGACAGTGACAGTGACCAGAAACAACAGGAAACACTCAAGAGCAGGATGAAAACAGTATCAGACTGTAACATACCCACTGACTCTAAATTTACTAACAGTATTCCCATAG TGTATCTCGGCCCTCCTCATCGAGATGTGAAGGTTCCTGAGTTTGCCTTGTCTGCAGCACATCTGAGAACGCGTCCTGAGCTCATCGCTCGATATCTCATCAAATTCCTCTTCCCAGAGGATGTGCTGCTACGCAGTAATGTTTACGGTGGTGCACGGCACGGGATTCAGCCCCTCGACCGCAACAGAATATCTGCACTACGAG AGCACCTGTTGGAGCGTTTCCCCTGGATGAGTCTGGAAGAAGGTGGATGCGACTGGAAAATTTGCGTAGAAGCCATAAACAGCACCATCCGCAAGTTTCGATATGAGCACAAGATGCGCATAAAGAAAGAGAAATGCCAGCGCTGA
- the zgc:113423 gene encoding BEN domain-containing protein 2 isoform X3, with the protein MNNHSTAVMRSRGASPLSDSMMSEEAGDEVLINDITHEIPCDSNEENALTTDMYGADLQRTLGEILAYCQVTYGAILKLDEKFEILQAKVASIQTLHQNTALISQRTHVSSSYTDNCQPKTEGSLTPDAASSMPHLVHSSSSSPLSSVESRKPPTLSPGPEVPSPPRLVIQNQCHSSAKATATTRNSTQGPSFSTNKMTLMQQLKERVKSQAQTSSSASSADPANIRCLGNSERKVFLSNCVLQRAGKMARPSAAVRYLLRNIFTTEELSQSSTTGNPVRCLKRLDPNKINAIREWAVKRYPKYDLREKGKDWKVCLSVMNSTSRYFRFMDKTRMLKMKDKEQVPSEAATTTVTCEPTAEIDVELSDSDSDQKQQETLKSRMKTVSDCNIPTDSKFTNSIPIVYLGPPHRDVKVPEFALSAAHLRTRPELIARYLIKFLFPEDVLLRSNVYGGARHGIQPLDRNRISALREHLLERFPWMSLEEGGCDWKICVEAINSTIRKFRYEHKMRIKKEKCQR; encoded by the exons ATGTCCGAGGAGGCAGGAGATGAAGTTCTTATTAATGACATCACACATGAAATACCATGTGATTCAAATGAG GAGAACGCCCTTACAACCGACATGTATGGAGCCGATCTGCAGAGAACTCTAGGAGAGATTCTTGCATACTGTCAG GTTACATATGGAGCCATTTTGAAACTTGATGAAAAGTTTGAGATACTGCAGGCTAAAGTAGCAAGCATTCAGACCCTTCATCAGAATACAGCCCTCATCTCTCAG AGGACGCATGTGTCATCCAGCTATACAGACAACTGCCAGCCCAAGACCGAAGGCTCGCTCACCCCCGATGCTGCCTCCTCCATGCCTCACCTGGTTCATAGTTCCTCTTCCTCTCCGCTTTCATCTGTGGAGAGCAGGAAACCTCCTACACTCTCTCCTGGACCAGAGGTCCCCAGCCCTCCACGGCTTGTTATCCAGAACCAGTGCCACAGCTCGGCAAAGGCCACAGCAACAACCCGCAATTCAACACAAGGACCGTCTTTCAGCACAAATAAAATGACTCTGATGCAGCAACTGAAGGAGCGAGTAAAGAGTCAAGCTCAAACAAGCAGCTCAGCTTCAAGTGCAGATCCTGCAAACATAA GGTGTCTGGGTAACTCTGAGAGAAAGGTCTTCCTTTCAAATTGTGTGCTGCAGAGGGCAGGTAAAATGGCACGACCCAGTGCAGCAGTGCGGTACCTGTTACGGAACATCTTCACAACGGAGGAACTTTCTCAAAGCAGCACCACTGGAAACCCAGTCAGATGTCTGAAGAGACTCGACCCAAACAAGATCAATGCCATCAGAG AGTGGGCAGTAAAGAGGTACCCAAAATATGACCTTCGTGAGAAAGGCAAAGACTGGAAAGTTTGTCTGTCTGTGATGAACTCAACGTCCCGCTACTTTCGGTTCATGGACAAGACAAGGATG CTAAAAATGAAGGACAAAGAACAAGTTCCATCAGAAGCAGCAACTACAACAGTTACATGTGAACCCACCGCTGAGATTGATGTCGAACTGTCTGACAGTGACAGTGACCAGAAACAACAGGAAACACTCAAGAGCAGGATGAAAACAGTATCAGACTGTAACATACCCACTGACTCTAAATTTACTAACAGTATTCCCATAG TGTATCTCGGCCCTCCTCATCGAGATGTGAAGGTTCCTGAGTTTGCCTTGTCTGCAGCACATCTGAGAACGCGTCCTGAGCTCATCGCTCGATATCTCATCAAATTCCTCTTCCCAGAGGATGTGCTGCTACGCAGTAATGTTTACGGTGGTGCACGGCACGGGATTCAGCCCCTCGACCGCAACAGAATATCTGCACTACGAG AGCACCTGTTGGAGCGTTTCCCCTGGATGAGTCTGGAAGAAGGTGGATGCGACTGGAAAATTTGCGTAGAAGCCATAAACAGCACCATCCGCAAGTTTCGATATGAGCACAAGATGCGCATAAAGAAAGAGAAATGCCAGCGCTGA